Proteins found in one Pseudomonas mosselii genomic segment:
- a CDS encoding osmoprotectant NAGGN system M42 family peptidase: MSERLPEPDLDYLKRVLLEMLAIPSPTGFTDTIVRYVAERLDELGIPFELTRRGTIRATLKGRQSSPDRAVSAHLDTIGASVRQLQDNGRLALAPVGCWSSRFAEGSRVSVFTDTGVYRGSVLPLMASGHAFNTAIDQMPISWEHVEVRLDAYCATRADCEALGIAIGDCVAFDPLPEFTESGHISARHLDDKAGVAALLAALKAVVESGRQPLIDCHPLFTITEETGSGAAAALPWDVSEFVGIDIAPVAPGQASSEHAVSVAMQDSSGPYDYHLSRHLLKLAGDQDLPVRRDLFRYYFSDAHSAVTAGHDIRTALVAFGCDATHGYERTHIDSLAALSRLLGAYLLSPPVFASDSQPANASLERFSHQLEHDTQMESDTRVPAVDSLVGNKG; the protein is encoded by the coding sequence ATGTCCGAACGACTTCCCGAACCCGATCTCGACTACCTCAAACGTGTACTGCTGGAGATGCTCGCCATCCCCAGCCCCACCGGCTTCACCGATACCATCGTGCGCTATGTCGCCGAGCGCCTGGACGAACTGGGCATCCCCTTCGAGCTGACCCGTCGCGGCACCATCCGCGCCACCCTCAAGGGCCGCCAGAGCTCGCCCGACCGCGCCGTCTCGGCGCACCTGGACACCATCGGCGCCAGCGTGCGCCAGTTGCAGGACAACGGTCGCCTGGCGCTGGCGCCGGTGGGGTGCTGGTCGAGCCGCTTTGCCGAGGGCAGCCGGGTCAGCGTGTTCACCGACACCGGCGTCTACCGCGGCAGCGTGCTGCCGCTGATGGCCAGCGGGCACGCGTTCAACACAGCCATCGACCAGATGCCGATCAGCTGGGAACATGTGGAGGTGCGCCTGGACGCCTACTGCGCTACCCGCGCCGACTGCGAGGCGCTGGGGATCGCCATCGGTGACTGCGTGGCCTTCGACCCGTTGCCGGAGTTCACCGAAAGCGGCCATATCAGCGCCCGCCACCTGGACGACAAGGCCGGCGTGGCGGCCTTGCTGGCGGCGCTCAAGGCCGTGGTGGAAAGCGGCCGCCAGCCCCTGATCGACTGCCATCCCTTGTTTACCATCACCGAGGAGACCGGCTCCGGCGCCGCCGCTGCCCTGCCCTGGGACGTCAGCGAGTTCGTCGGCATCGACATCGCCCCGGTGGCGCCGGGGCAGGCGTCCAGCGAACACGCGGTGAGCGTGGCCATGCAGGATTCCTCCGGGCCCTACGACTATCACCTGTCGCGTCACCTGCTCAAGCTGGCCGGCGATCAGGACCTGCCGGTACGCCGTGACCTGTTCCGCTACTACTTCAGCGACGCCCACTCGGCGGTGACCGCCGGGCACGATATCCGCACCGCCCTGGTGGCCTTCGGCTGCGATGCCACCCATGGCTACGAGCGCACCCATATCGACAGCCTGGCGGCGCTGAGCCGTCTGCTCGGTGCCTACCTGCTCAGCCCGCCGGTATTCGCCAGCGACTCGCAACCGGCCAATGCCTCACTGGAGCGCTTCAGCCACCAACTGGAACACGACACGCAGATGGAAAGCGACACCCGGGTGCCGGCGGTGGACAGTCTGGTGGGCAACAAAGGGTGA
- a CDS encoding N-acetylglutaminylglutamine amidotransferase, whose protein sequence is MCGLAGELRFTPIDQAPRPADLAAVERITHHLAPRGPDAWGFHSQGPIALGHRRLKIMDLSDGSAQPMVDNTLGLALAFNGAIYNFPELRQELQALGYSFWSDGDTEVLLKGYHAWGAALLPKLNGMFALAIWERDSQRLFLARDRLGVKPLYLSRNGERLRFASTLPALLKGGDIDPMIDPVALNHYLNFHAVVPAPRTLLANVQKLEPGTWMRIDRHGEVERQTWWQLHYGPNPDERELDLEGWTSRVLDATRDAVAIRQRAAVDVGVLLSGGVDSSLLVGLLREAGVDDLSTFSIGFEDAGGERGDEFQYSDLIASHYHTRHHKLRIAEHEIIEQLPAAFRAMSEPMVSHDCIAFYLLSREVAKHCKGVQSGQGADELFAGYHWYPQVNGAEDAFGAYRDAFFDRSHAEYRDTVQAPWRLDNDAAGDFVREHFARPGAPDAVDKALRLDSTVMLVDDPVKRVDNMTMAWGLEARTPFLDYRLVELSARIPARFKLPDGGKQVLKQAARRVIPHEVIDRKKGYFPVPGLKHLQGATLDWVRELLTDPSQDRGLFDPAMLDRLLSNPHGQLTPLRGSKLWQLAALNLWLSEQGI, encoded by the coding sequence ATGTGCGGATTAGCAGGAGAGTTACGTTTCACCCCCATAGACCAAGCCCCACGCCCGGCGGACCTCGCCGCGGTGGAGCGCATCACCCACCACCTGGCGCCCCGCGGCCCCGACGCCTGGGGCTTCCATAGCCAGGGCCCGATCGCCCTCGGCCACCGGCGCCTGAAGATCATGGACCTGTCCGACGGCTCGGCCCAGCCCATGGTCGACAACACCCTGGGCCTGGCACTGGCTTTCAACGGCGCCATCTACAACTTCCCGGAACTGCGCCAGGAGCTGCAGGCCCTGGGCTACAGCTTCTGGTCCGACGGTGACACCGAGGTGCTGCTCAAGGGCTATCACGCCTGGGGCGCGGCGTTGCTGCCCAAGCTCAACGGCATGTTCGCCCTGGCCATTTGGGAGCGCGACAGTCAGCGCCTGTTCCTGGCCCGCGACCGCCTGGGCGTCAAGCCTCTGTACCTGTCGCGCAACGGCGAGCGCCTGCGCTTCGCCTCAACCTTGCCGGCACTGCTCAAGGGCGGCGATATCGACCCGATGATCGACCCGGTGGCACTGAACCACTACCTGAACTTCCACGCCGTGGTGCCGGCGCCGCGCACGCTGCTGGCCAATGTGCAAAAGCTCGAGCCCGGCACCTGGATGCGTATCGACCGCCATGGCGAGGTCGAGCGCCAGACCTGGTGGCAACTGCACTACGGCCCGAACCCGGACGAGCGCGAGCTCGACCTGGAGGGCTGGACCAGCCGCGTGCTCGATGCCACCCGTGACGCCGTGGCGATCCGCCAGCGCGCCGCAGTGGACGTCGGCGTGCTGCTCTCCGGCGGCGTCGACTCCAGCCTGCTGGTCGGCCTGCTGCGCGAGGCAGGCGTGGACGACCTGTCGACCTTCTCCATCGGTTTCGAGGACGCCGGCGGCGAGCGCGGCGACGAGTTCCAGTATTCCGACCTGATCGCCAGCCATTACCACACCCGCCACCACAAGCTGCGCATCGCCGAGCACGAGATCATCGAGCAGTTGCCAGCGGCCTTCCGCGCCATGAGCGAACCGATGGTCAGCCATGACTGCATCGCCTTCTACCTGCTCTCGCGGGAGGTGGCCAAGCATTGCAAGGGCGTGCAGAGCGGCCAGGGCGCCGACGAGCTGTTCGCCGGCTACCACTGGTACCCGCAGGTGAACGGTGCCGAGGACGCCTTCGGTGCCTATCGCGACGCGTTCTTCGACCGCAGCCACGCCGAATACCGCGACACCGTGCAGGCGCCGTGGCGCCTGGACAACGACGCGGCCGGCGACTTCGTTCGCGAGCACTTCGCCCGCCCCGGCGCGCCGGACGCGGTGGACAAGGCCTTGCGCCTGGACAGCACGGTGATGCTGGTGGACGACCCGGTCAAGCGGGTGGACAACATGACGATGGCCTGGGGCCTGGAAGCGCGCACGCCGTTCCTCGACTACCGCCTGGTGGAGCTGTCGGCGCGCATACCGGCGCGCTTCAAGCTGCCCGACGGTGGCAAACAGGTGCTCAAGCAGGCGGCGCGCCGAGTCATTCCACACGAAGTGATCGACCGCAAGAAGGGCTATTTCCCGGTGCCCGGCCTCAAGCATCTGCAAGGCGCCACCTTGGACTGGGTGCGCGAGCTGCTGACCGACCCCAGTCAGGATCGCGGGCTGTTCGATCCGGCCATGCTCGACCGCCTGCTGAGCAACCCCCACGGCCAGCTTACCCCGCTGCGCGGCTCCAAGCTGTGGCAGCTGGCGGCCTTGAACCTGTGGCTCAGCGAACAAGGAATCTGA
- a CDS encoding YheU family protein, which translates to MLIPYEQLEAETLTRLIEDFVTRDGTDNGDDTPLETRVLRVRQALAKGQAFILFDMDSQQCQLLAKHEVARELFE; encoded by the coding sequence ATGCTGATCCCCTACGAGCAACTTGAAGCCGAAACACTGACCCGCCTGATCGAGGACTTCGTCACCCGCGACGGTACCGACAACGGCGACGACACGCCGCTGGAAACCCGCGTGTTGCGGGTACGCCAGGCCTTGGCCAAAGGTCAGGCCTTCATCCTGTTCGACATGGACAGCCAGCAGTGCCAGTTGCTGGCCAAGCATGAAGTTGCGCGTGAGCTGTTCGAGTAG
- the ngg gene encoding N-acetylglutaminylglutamine synthetase — protein sequence MKAHEIAYGQRLLRGQAPSYERLQARLAGDGSEPHDQPRAVHCGWGRLLIGHTYPDPLSLAEALLQEQAGERDIALYVAAPQQVLAQAPQQLFLDPSDTLRLWFSDYRPAQRVFRGFRIRRAQGAADWQAINALYQARGMLPVDPELLTPRHLGGPVYWLAEDEDRHTVIGSVMGLDHGKAFDDPEHGCSLWCLAVDPHCTRPGVGEVLVRHLIEHFMSRGLACLDLSVLHDNRQAKRLYKKLGFRTLPTFAIKRKNGINQPLFLGPGPEAGLNPYARIIVDEALRRGIEVQVDDADAGLFTLSLGGRRIRCRESLSDLTSAVTMTLCQDKRLTRQALHNAGLQVPAQQLAGSVDDNHSFLDEHGAVVVKPVDGEQGQGVAVNITTLEALSHAVEQARAFDSRVLLESFHAGVDLRIVVIGYEVVAAAIRHPAQVIGDGRHSLRALIEAQSRRRQVATGGESRIPLDEETARTLKDAGLGYDDILPAGQRLAVRRTANLHTGGTLEDVTARLHPVLADAAVRAARALEIPVVGLDLMVRDAEHPDYVIIEANERAGLANHEPQPTAERFVDLLFPHSRPLA from the coding sequence ATGAAAGCCCACGAGATCGCCTACGGCCAACGCCTGCTGCGCGGTCAGGCGCCGTCTTACGAGCGCCTGCAGGCACGCCTGGCCGGTGACGGCAGCGAGCCCCATGACCAGCCACGGGCCGTGCATTGTGGCTGGGGGCGGCTGCTGATCGGGCACACCTACCCCGATCCGCTCAGCCTGGCCGAAGCGCTGCTGCAAGAACAGGCCGGCGAGCGCGATATCGCCCTGTACGTCGCCGCGCCGCAGCAGGTGCTGGCCCAGGCGCCGCAACAGCTGTTCCTCGATCCTTCGGACACCTTGCGCCTGTGGTTCAGCGACTACCGGCCAGCGCAACGCGTGTTTCGCGGCTTTCGCATTCGGCGGGCGCAAGGTGCGGCGGACTGGCAGGCAATCAATGCGCTGTACCAGGCCCGCGGCATGCTGCCGGTCGATCCCGAGCTGCTGACCCCGCGCCACCTCGGCGGCCCGGTGTACTGGCTGGCCGAGGACGAAGACCGCCACACGGTAATCGGCAGCGTCATGGGCCTGGACCACGGCAAGGCCTTCGACGACCCCGAACACGGCTGTAGCCTGTGGTGCCTGGCGGTGGACCCACACTGCACCCGCCCGGGCGTCGGCGAAGTGCTGGTACGCCACCTGATCGAACACTTCATGAGCCGCGGCCTGGCCTGTCTCGACCTATCGGTGCTGCACGACAACCGCCAGGCCAAGCGGCTGTACAAGAAGCTTGGGTTCCGCACCCTGCCGACCTTCGCCATCAAGCGCAAGAACGGCATCAACCAGCCGTTGTTCCTCGGCCCAGGGCCCGAGGCCGGCCTTAACCCCTATGCACGGATCATCGTCGACGAGGCATTGCGCCGAGGCATCGAAGTTCAGGTCGATGATGCCGATGCCGGGCTGTTCACCCTGAGCCTGGGCGGACGGCGCATCCGCTGTCGCGAATCGTTGAGTGACCTGACCAGCGCCGTCACCATGACCCTCTGCCAGGACAAGCGCCTGACCCGCCAGGCCTTGCACAACGCTGGCCTGCAGGTACCGGCGCAGCAACTGGCGGGGAGCGTCGATGACAACCATTCGTTCCTCGACGAGCATGGCGCGGTAGTGGTCAAGCCGGTGGATGGCGAACAGGGTCAGGGAGTGGCGGTCAATATCACCACCCTCGAAGCGCTGAGCCATGCCGTGGAGCAAGCCCGCGCCTTCGACAGCCGCGTGCTGCTGGAGAGCTTCCATGCAGGCGTCGACCTGCGCATCGTGGTGATCGGCTACGAGGTGGTGGCGGCAGCAATCCGCCATCCGGCCCAGGTGATCGGCGACGGCAGGCACAGCCTGCGTGCCCTGATCGAGGCCCAGAGCAGACGCCGCCAGGTGGCCACCGGTGGCGAAAGCCGCATTCCACTGGACGAAGAGACCGCGCGCACGCTCAAGGACGCGGGGCTGGGCTACGACGACATCCTGCCCGCCGGGCAACGGCTGGCCGTGCGCCGTACCGCCAATCTGCACACCGGCGGCACCCTGGAGGATGTCACCGCGCGCCTGCACCCGGTGCTAGCCGATGCCGCCGTACGTGCCGCCCGCGCCCTGGAAATCCCGGTGGTGGGCCTGGATTTGATGGTCCGCGATGCCGAGCACCCGGACTACGTGATCATCGAGGCCAACGAGCGTGCGGGATTGGCCAATCATGAACCGCAGCCTACGGCCGAGCGCTTTGTCGACTTGTTGTTTCCCCACAGCCGCCCCTTGGCCTGA